The Tachysurus vachellii isolate PV-2020 chromosome 15, HZAU_Pvac_v1, whole genome shotgun sequence nucleotide sequence attcattcgttcattttataccgcttaaccgaactacctcaggtcacggggagcctgtgcctatatcagtcgtcatcgggcatcaaggcaggatacaccctggacggagtgccaaccaatcacagggcacacacacactctcattcactcacgcaatcacacactatggacaattttccagagatgccaatcaacctaccatgcaagatttggaccggggaggaaaccggagtacccggaggaaacccccgaggcacagggagaacatgcaaactccacacacacaaggcggaggcgggaatcgaacccccaaccctggaggtgtgaggtgaatgtgctaaccactaagccaccgtgcccccctgttcctttttttgtagtatttaattttctttgtaaATGAAAGTTTGGAAAACTATAATTCCAAAGAGAGTCTTTCTACTGACACTCTAATGCAACaggacataaaataaaaaatatatagatttattcTTGGGTTACAACATTAGTTCTTTTGTCACTTTGTCTTAACTGCCAGCAGTTTTACATTAGAAAGTTGCTCTATCAGTGTCTGCTAGCATGTTTTCTCTaactaatactttttttttggttagatATAAAATGCTGAGGAGATTGTCAAACATTGCTTCCCCTCTTAGGACTGAGTTAAGCCAGAGCCATGTTGTCAGCAGAGGAGATCTTGAGCAGCACAAGGCAGGTGATCGCAGGACTGGAGGCTTTGCGTGAGGAGAACCGCAGTCTGCTGGACATCCTGCAGGAGACACTGCTGAGCCGGACAACCAGTGACAACAGCAGTCTAGAGGAGGAGAAAAGTGGCATCATTTTACAGTCCCTGGACAGAATCGAACTGGGATTAGGAGAAGCACAGGTTGGCGTCAGGAACAGACACTTACTACGTGCTATGTGTAATGCGTAACTTCATTCATATGTCAAACCTTAATGTTTGTGCAcaagataaataaattcaaatataaacacatacacccATGTATGTAAGTAAATCATTAGAAAATCATGTGAAAGTTTGACCTAATCTACCTTAAAAAGCAGTAACCTCAAATAGTAATGTAGACATTTCTCTGTAATAAAGGAAAACCTGCTtgttagtaaaataataaatgtccaTTGTTAGGGACACCTATAAAAATTGTTTGTATAACACAATCATTAATTCAAAAGATGATGTTTTAAGATGTCTGAACATCTATACAGTTCACACTTTCAGAACTAagaatacttttttttagatgaaaGTATTTGCATGTATGCAGTATCTGAGAGTTTCTGTGGGTCTGATAGCACTTGATTACCACTAAAATCTTACATTTGCTGCTGTTTGCTGTATTGATCTAGTGTACAAAATGGGATAATCCTTCATTGTGGCTACTTTGATAAGCTTTCTCTTATGTGTATTTCATCACATTTCACCTTATACTTAGAATGTAACATATGTAAAATTTTGACAAATCAAACAGAAGAAtagagtgtttgttttttcttttaactcaTTACCCCAGATGATGATGGCTCTGTCGGCACACCTGGGTTCTCTGGAGGCAGAGAAGCAGAAACTGCGTGCTCAGGTGAGGCGGCTGTGCCAGGAGAACCAGTGGCTGCGAGATGAGCTGGCTGGAGCTCAGCAGAAGCTGCAGGAAAGTGAGCAGGAAGTGGTAGCACTAGAGGAGCAGAACAATCACCTGCAGTTCATGAGCAGCATCCGCAAGTACGACCAAGATGAGCTGTCACTGGTAGGAATCGCAAAGAATCCCAAAGCATATATGTGGTTCTATATCAGTGTACATGCGTTTTACTGAACGTTCCTATTTAAtgcatattaatgtaatttgtagaacataaaatgtttattttgttaattgaaAAATTTTTGCATGCATATAAATTTTACAATCTTGCTGTCTGTTGATGTGATTGAACTTGTCTAACAGGAGGATAAAGACATTTCCTCAGTTAAGGAGTCTCTTGATGATCTCTTCCCCACTGATGAAGAAGAGCAAAGACAGAGTAAGTGTTCTAAAGCTGAACTGCAAGCCTGTTAACACATTTGCCTTTCAGGTTTAATGTTATGGGCAAGTGCATACTTAGTGATAAAATATTACTATTGTACAAGCACCACAGGTACATTCATATAAGAAAGACAGTGCAATAGGGAAGGACGGGTATTTCAAATGGTTCACAGCACAATAAATAAGTCCTTGACGTTGTTTGGTGtcttttgtcactgtgtgtttgttctctgtTTTAAGTTCTTGGTTTTTGTATCCACCTCAGTTttctatccctgcatttgggtctgatttttGTTCCAGTCGATGCACCCGTTCCTTGACAGGTGGagagtacagtatataatgtatGAAAACCaattacatttaacaatttctttgaAAATATCTCCACATTGGTGTTTCAAAGATTGAGGTGAAGAGTAAGatatgatttacatcatttataaaCCTCCAACCATTCAGCGAGTActtgtcaagtcaagtctcGAGTCCTGCGGACAGGTATATTGTCTTCAGGGATGAGAttactcaagtcaagtcaagtccagaagtacatagtgaaataagacaacgtttctcaagacccatggtgctacatagaacaaaacagagctacacagaacacaaGAGTTTCTCTCAAAATACTCTCTCCAGGATAGAGATGTTTCATCATAGGGTAAAGGTCAAGAATCAGAagaactttgtattgatttataTTGACCCTTCTCTCTAAGGGGATAAGTTTATGCAAACCATGGGAGTAAAATTCTAGCAGCATGATGTATAATGTATCCACTATTTTTTCCCTTCCCTTATTCACCCATCTGTGTCGAGTGTGCAGAATGTGTACATTATGGCAATACATTTCTTGTACCTTAGGTCATTTAAAAGCCGCTGCTTTGTCAGTTTTTCACTGTTACACGAATCCTTTTGTGCTTGCAGTGTCTCAACCACACCGTAGTGCAATAACTGCAGCCCACCAGGCTGGATATGAGATCCCTGCCAGACTTAGAACTCTACACAACCTGGTGATTCAGTATGCATCTCAGGGCCGATATGAGGTAGCCGTGCCTCTTTGCAAACAGGCTCTGGAAGACCTGGAGAAAACCTCTGGGCATTGCCATCCAGATGTGGCCACTATGCTAAACATCTTGGCTCTTGTGTACAGGTGAGTGATAGGCTAGTGTGTAATCAGTATATGCTGTTCATTCTTATCTCgccttatcttatcttaaggTTGTGTTACCTTATTCTCTGTACAGAGACCAGAACAAATATAAAGAAGCTGCCACTCTGTTGAATGATGCATTGACAATACGTGAGGAGACACTTGGCATGGACCACCCGGCAGTATGTTCctgtatttttccttttttaatatagtttttggatggtattatttaatgtttatagaAAAATCATTTGTctgctttaaatgtaatttcCGTAAATGTGTACAGGTCGCAGCTACTCTAAATAATCTAGCTGTGCTCTATGGTAAAAGAGGGAAGTATAAAGAAGCAGAGCCTCTGTGCAAGAGAGCACTGGAGATCAGAGAAAAGGTATGGATTCACAGTTATGGTATAAAAGAAATCCTGTTTTCCACAACCAAAAAGAACTGTAGATTTTGCCTTCTTTACATAGCAGGGCAGAGATAGCACAGTTGTTAAATCCCTTCACTAAGAAACATCACATGATGGCTACATAagtttgtatatgtttacaattgttgcacaatatactttataatacagtatgcacactggtcagcacTAGTTtgtgtcttgtagtgttttgtattgtttgtttgcattattTTGTCTTGCACCTTTGTACTAGGTTGCACATGTTGcattttatgtggctaggatgTAAGTCCTAAAATCTATGTTGTATTATgtcttgttttatgtagctttatataattttttgttgcaccatggtcctggagaaacaacgttttatttcactgtgtcaGCTagatatggttgaaatgacaataaaagattcCTGACTTGACATAGTTTGCGCATGACTTTTATCATTCAACTGCTAATAATTAGACTATTATCTGATATTATGACAGTTGACAGAATTAAATGGTCACGTGAGCAGGACACTGTATTCTAGGGTTTTGCATGTGTGCACATAAACATTCgcagagaaacaaaaagatCCTCCCTGTCTTTGGTCTAGTTAGCAGCATGAAATAGTATGAAAACATAGTATGAAAACACGTTAAtgtctaaataaatatttacccaTAAAGAGATCCAAGCTGGCTTATTAACAACTGGTTAAACACTTTGGTGTATATATGCAACTCTGTGGTTAAACTGGCCTGAAGCTACTTGCAATTATAAAGCAGCAAAGCAGTAGTACAAATTTTAAGTAAACTAACTTTTACTACTTGAGATGAAAAGAAAGCAGTCTAGTTCTCATTAAATACTGACATAACATCCATCTACATCTCGCTGCAGTTAATATGTCTCCTCACCTGCTGTTAAACCTTTATTAGTAGTTTGTTTACCATGAGCCCCCTGAACAAGCAACAGAAATGCATAGATAACTtctattacaaaatatatatttgtgttatgAATATCTTGCACACAGAAGATTATACTGTTGTTTCTGCAGGTGCTTGGGAAAGACCACCCTGATGTAGCGAAGCAGCTCAATAATCTGGCTCTGCTGTGCCAGAACCAGGGCAAGTACCAGGAGGTGGAAGACTACTACAAGAGAGCCCTTCACATTTACCAGAATCAGCCAGGCCCAGACGATGCAAATGTGGCCAAAACCAAAAATAACCTGGTAAGGATCAGTGATACCTTACGGTTAAGAGTATTGTACTGAGTGGTGCCTGAGAAGAGAACATTATGTAATAGCTATATAAAGAGAGTATGTATGTATTTCATTAACAGGCCTCATGCTACCTCAAGCAGGGGAAGTACAGACAAGCTGAAGCTCTGTATAAAGAGATCCTGACATGTGCTCATGAGAAGGAGTTCGGATCAGTGGAAGGTAAATTCCAGCCTCTCTAATTCAAAAAAAGTGTCAATTTATATCAAGTTAATATAAACAGAAGTAATGTGAAATAGGTACTTGTTTTGGCTCACTACTCTAGCACATCTGATTAATGCAATATTAATGCAATTATGACTATAAGGTTAACTGTCAATTAAAGGAATCTTCCCAATTTAAAAGGAAAAGTCCGAAAAGTCCACCAATATGCGTACATTAATTGTATCTCATACCTGTCAGTTGTTACTATATCTGTTTGTACAAGATACTGTAACAATAGaatgtgtatttaattataaaCCAGAGAATGGCCTTGTAACCTGTCAAGACTTgctattttttgaaaaaaatcatcatatacagtacagacattGGATTAAATCTTAGATTTGGCACTTTAGCAAATTTgcgcttttttatttattttttggctgAAAGACAATAAAAGAGGTCACCTTGCTTATAACCTCAAATTAAGCTTTTGTTAATGATTCTGTCTCTTACTGTCAGGAGA carries:
- the klc3 gene encoding kinesin light chain 3 gives rise to the protein MLSAEEILSSTRQVIAGLEALREENRSLLDILQETLLSRTTSDNSSLEEEKSGIILQSLDRIELGLGEAQMMMALSAHLGSLEAEKQKLRAQVRRLCQENQWLRDELAGAQQKLQESEQEVVALEEQNNHLQFMSSIRKYDQDELSLEDKDISSVKESLDDLFPTDEEEQRQMSQPHRSAITAAHQAGYEIPARLRTLHNLVIQYASQGRYEVAVPLCKQALEDLEKTSGHCHPDVATMLNILALVYRDQNKYKEAATLLNDALTIREETLGMDHPAVAATLNNLAVLYGKRGKYKEAEPLCKRALEIREKVLGKDHPDVAKQLNNLALLCQNQGKYQEVEDYYKRALHIYQNQPGPDDANVAKTKNNLASCYLKQGKYRQAEALYKEILTCAHEKEFGSVEGDGRPVWVHTTEGSSRQESLKRSGSFTKLRESLRRSSEKLVKKLKGAGTQETAPRNPGMKRANSLNVLNVGIRENQDTVRNLNRLTDRRALSSSTQSLARRSSLSGDG